One window of Microbacterium sp. 1S1 genomic DNA carries:
- a CDS encoding TetR/AcrR family transcriptional regulator, producing the protein MSTPDTRPRTRKTPEQRAGEINDAAIEIAREKGLSALTLRAVASRAGVVPGLVSHYASSMDELVARTFRDLTASELDDVRAQAETESEPAARMARMISTVLSSDHDDITLVWVDAWSLGRGSAALSIAIDEQMGAWQSFIAQLIEDGRRSGVFRTDDTDAVAWQILAMIDGIAAHALTRRTDAALFAARLAQACETLVGAPQGTIAELLPSR; encoded by the coding sequence ATGTCAACACCCGATACGCGTCCACGAACCAGGAAGACGCCGGAGCAGCGCGCCGGCGAGATCAACGACGCCGCGATCGAGATTGCGAGGGAGAAGGGACTGTCCGCGCTGACGCTGCGAGCGGTCGCCAGCAGGGCGGGGGTCGTGCCGGGGCTCGTCTCGCACTACGCATCCAGCATGGACGAGTTGGTCGCGCGCACCTTCCGCGACCTGACAGCATCCGAACTGGACGACGTCCGCGCCCAGGCTGAGACCGAGAGCGAGCCGGCAGCCCGGATGGCGCGGATGATCTCCACGGTGCTCAGCAGCGATCACGACGACATCACGCTCGTGTGGGTGGATGCCTGGTCCCTCGGCCGCGGCAGCGCGGCGCTGTCGATCGCGATCGACGAACAGATGGGCGCCTGGCAGTCGTTCATCGCACAGCTCATCGAGGACGGCCGGCGCTCCGGGGTGTTCCGCACCGACGACACGGACGCCGTGGCGTGGCAGATCCTCGCCATGATCGACGGCATCGCAGCGCATGCGCTGACCCGCCGTACCGACGCCGCGCTGTTCGCCGCTCGGTTGGCACAGGCCTGCGAGACACTGGTCGGCGCGCCCCAGGGGACGATCGCGGAGCTCCTTCCCTCGCGCTGA
- a CDS encoding C45 family autoproteolytic acyltransferase/hydolase, giving the protein MTSPFPRPERRLQITADAADPLRRGTERGRQLRETLPGTIDAYDRLFRLGAVDEKTVRDDAERLLDAIDAHRPALRAQIEGIAAGADAEIWRVAALNGRTEILSRSVAVPPGECSTIVRSIRDADGRAHTLGVQTWDWHMELAPSWHTIVSRGGAHDYAGLTECGILGKIGVNSAGVALHFNILGHRADRPEGIPMHVLAALVLEEASSVAHAVDLVREAPVTSSGSFALFDAAGDAVLLDISPEGVFSAPAIAEGTWLRTNHFLTEAPAAHEKTWLYQPDSGQRWEFLRDRLLSAGAPTDAEQLRAMLVTGDGEPPVTCVPDLALPMGQRWASLATVVLDPVGRRADVLDGTPAENATRPHLALAL; this is encoded by the coding sequence ATGACGTCGCCCTTCCCGCGCCCGGAGCGGCGCCTGCAGATCACGGCCGATGCCGCGGATCCGCTCCGGCGCGGCACCGAGCGCGGCAGGCAGCTGCGCGAGACTCTGCCCGGCACGATCGACGCGTATGACCGGCTCTTCCGCCTCGGCGCCGTTGACGAGAAGACCGTGCGCGACGACGCCGAGCGGCTGCTCGACGCGATCGACGCCCACCGGCCGGCGCTGCGCGCGCAGATCGAGGGCATCGCTGCCGGTGCGGACGCCGAGATCTGGCGCGTCGCAGCATTGAACGGCCGCACGGAGATCCTGTCCCGCAGCGTCGCCGTACCGCCGGGAGAGTGCTCGACCATCGTGCGCTCCATCCGCGATGCGGACGGCCGCGCGCACACCCTCGGCGTGCAGACGTGGGACTGGCACATGGAACTCGCGCCGTCCTGGCACACGATCGTCTCACGCGGCGGCGCCCACGACTACGCCGGGCTCACGGAATGCGGCATCCTCGGCAAGATCGGCGTGAACAGCGCCGGCGTCGCGCTGCACTTCAACATCCTGGGGCACCGGGCGGACCGGCCCGAGGGCATCCCGATGCACGTTCTCGCCGCTCTCGTGCTCGAGGAGGCCTCCAGTGTCGCGCACGCCGTCGACCTGGTGCGCGAGGCGCCGGTCACGAGCTCCGGCTCGTTCGCGCTCTTCGACGCCGCGGGCGACGCCGTGCTGCTCGACATCAGCCCCGAAGGCGTGTTCTCCGCGCCGGCCATCGCCGAGGGCACCTGGCTGCGCACGAATCACTTCCTCACCGAAGCACCAGCGGCGCACGAGAAGACCTGGCTGTACCAGCCCGACTCCGGTCAGCGGTGGGAGTTCCTGCGAGACCGACTGCTGTCGGCCGGCGCGCCGACGGATGCCGAGCAGCTGCGTGCGATGCTCGTGACCGGCGACGGCGAGCCTCCGGTGACCTGCGTACCCGACCTCGCGCTTCCGATGGGACAGCGGTGGGCCAGCCTGGCCACCGTCGTGCTCGACCCCGTCGGTCGTCGCGCCGACGTGCTCGACGGCACTCCGGCCGAGAACGCCACCCGTCCGCATCTGGCGCTCGCGCTCTGA
- a CDS encoding amidase, producing the protein MIDVVEASIADLRRALETGAATSVALVRAYLARIDAYDAPGTETALNAVVVRNPDALAEAAASDARRAARQSLGPLDGIPYTAKDSYLVAGLTAASGSPAFADLVAQRDAFTIERLRAGGAICLGLTNMPPMANGGMQRGVYGRAESPYSADWLTSAFGSGSSNGSGTATAASFAAFGLGEETWSSGRAPASNNALCAYTPSRGVISVRGNWPLVPTMDVVVPHTRTMADLFEVLDVIVADDSDVRGDFWRAQPWVRVPAASEVRPSSYRDLAPAAPRSALAGRRLGVPRMYINADPDAGTGTTIGGATGQRIVTRASVIDLWEQARRDLEDAGAHVVDVDFPVVTNYEGDRAGAPTVHTRGLVSERFLRSEIEDLSAWAWDDFLRANGDPALDRLELVDGARIFPHPEGALPDRYTGFDDEIAQYPSLVRERPYASFTDIPHLEEGVRGLEETRRVDLEEWMDALGLDAVIFPAVADVGAADMDVNPTSADAGWRNGVWVANGNLAIRHLGIPTVTVPMGTMADIGMPVGLTIAGRGWDDTALLRLAAAFEATGERRTAPPRTPALPGEELS; encoded by the coding sequence ATGATCGACGTGGTCGAAGCATCCATCGCGGACCTGCGCCGAGCGCTCGAGACCGGTGCGGCGACGAGCGTCGCGCTGGTGCGGGCGTATCTCGCCCGCATCGACGCGTACGACGCGCCGGGCACCGAGACCGCGCTCAACGCGGTCGTCGTCCGCAACCCCGACGCCCTCGCCGAAGCCGCGGCGTCCGATGCCCGCAGGGCGGCCCGGCAGTCGCTCGGCCCGCTGGACGGCATCCCCTACACGGCCAAGGACAGCTACCTCGTCGCGGGGCTCACCGCGGCATCCGGATCCCCGGCGTTCGCGGATCTGGTCGCGCAGCGGGACGCGTTCACGATCGAACGGCTCAGGGCGGGCGGGGCGATCTGCCTGGGTCTGACCAACATGCCGCCGATGGCGAACGGCGGGATGCAGCGCGGTGTGTACGGACGGGCGGAGAGCCCGTACAGCGCCGACTGGCTGACCAGTGCGTTCGGCTCCGGCTCCTCCAACGGATCGGGCACGGCGACCGCCGCGAGCTTCGCTGCCTTCGGGCTCGGCGAGGAGACCTGGTCGAGCGGTCGGGCGCCGGCATCGAACAACGCCCTGTGCGCGTACACGCCCAGCCGCGGCGTGATCTCGGTGCGCGGAAACTGGCCGCTGGTGCCCACGATGGACGTCGTGGTGCCGCATACCCGGACGATGGCCGACCTCTTCGAGGTGCTCGACGTGATCGTCGCCGACGATTCCGACGTCCGCGGCGACTTCTGGCGCGCCCAGCCGTGGGTGCGTGTTCCTGCGGCATCCGAGGTGCGTCCGTCGTCATACCGGGACCTCGCCCCGGCCGCCCCTCGTTCCGCTCTCGCCGGCCGCCGCCTCGGTGTGCCGCGCATGTACATCAATGCCGATCCGGATGCCGGCACCGGAACCACCATCGGAGGTGCGACCGGCCAGCGCATCGTCACCCGGGCATCTGTCATCGATCTCTGGGAGCAGGCGCGCCGAGACCTCGAAGACGCCGGCGCCCACGTGGTCGACGTCGACTTCCCCGTCGTCACCAACTACGAGGGCGACCGCGCCGGGGCGCCGACGGTGCACACCAGGGGACTGGTGTCCGAGCGGTTCCTGCGCTCCGAGATCGAGGATCTCTCCGCCTGGGCCTGGGACGACTTCCTGCGCGCGAACGGCGACCCCGCGCTCGACCGGCTCGAACTCGTCGATGGGGCGCGCATCTTCCCGCATCCGGAGGGTGCCCTCCCCGATCGCTACACCGGCTTCGATGACGAGATCGCCCAGTATCCGTCCCTCGTCCGTGAGCGCCCGTACGCGTCGTTCACCGATATCCCGCATCTCGAGGAGGGTGTGCGCGGGCTCGAGGAGACCCGCCGCGTCGACCTCGAGGAGTGGATGGACGCGCTCGGCCTCGACGCCGTGATCTTCCCCGCCGTCGCCGACGTCGGCGCCGCCGACATGGACGTGAACCCGACATCCGCCGATGCCGGTTGGCGCAACGGCGTGTGGGTCGCCAACGGAAATCTCGCGATCCGTCATCTCGGCATCCCGACCGTCACGGTGCCGATGGGCACGATGGCAGACATCGGGATGCCGGTGGGTCTGACCATCGCGGGCCGCGGCTGGGACGACACCGCCCTGCTGCGCCTCGCCGCCGCGTTCGAGGCGACCGGCGAGCGCCGTACCGCGCCGCCGCGCACTCCGGCTCTCCCCGGGGAGGAACTCTCATGA
- a CDS encoding CFI-box-CTERM domain-containing protein: protein MVYDSTQVEKLKALVSAFATELDTAAMPYINEGLTETVTLTQMSDADRASGKLGWGLAASSGAEPSMLFTYSDPAALRLEATAMKRRGEYLASAEKLIESFRLEGHFDLGNLRNLWKTTLCGGDARGAVALIRAAVSVYERYDAARLYEQLPYPPQDDLADVLGALQTEESCASRLRDFSGNPNYVLPRPYRQIVADLRATNVRETVDTSAATPKSTGGCYIATAVYGSYDAPEVMVLREFRDERLRRTALGRTFIATYYALSPSLARRLPRHKRLSARIRGMLDFVVDRLRSNDGGRDDEVTRATDGLAAPRRTCIRSGVERTFAKNGVGRL, encoded by the coding sequence ATGGTGTACGACAGCACACAGGTCGAGAAGCTCAAGGCCCTCGTGAGTGCATTCGCAACTGAGCTGGATACAGCCGCAATGCCCTACATCAACGAAGGCTTGACTGAGACGGTCACGCTCACACAGATGTCCGATGCTGACAGAGCATCGGGAAAGCTCGGGTGGGGACTTGCGGCTTCGTCTGGCGCTGAGCCGAGCATGCTCTTCACTTACTCCGATCCTGCGGCTCTCCGGCTCGAAGCCACAGCTATGAAGCGCAGAGGTGAGTACCTCGCGTCCGCAGAGAAGCTCATCGAGTCCTTTCGGCTAGAAGGCCACTTTGACCTCGGCAACCTCAGGAACTTGTGGAAAACAACTCTCTGCGGCGGTGATGCCCGAGGGGCGGTCGCCCTCATTAGGGCCGCCGTTTCTGTCTACGAGCGTTACGACGCAGCGAGGCTGTACGAGCAGTTGCCATACCCGCCGCAAGACGATCTGGCAGACGTTCTCGGCGCTTTGCAGACAGAGGAGTCGTGCGCATCGCGGCTTCGCGACTTTTCAGGGAACCCCAACTACGTGCTTCCTAGGCCATATCGGCAAATCGTTGCCGACCTTCGCGCAACCAACGTGCGAGAAACAGTTGATACGTCTGCAGCGACCCCGAAGTCGACAGGCGGGTGCTACATCGCTACGGCCGTCTACGGAAGCTACGACGCGCCTGAGGTGATGGTGCTTCGTGAGTTCCGAGACGAACGCCTTCGGCGCACGGCGCTTGGCCGAACTTTCATCGCAACGTACTACGCGCTTAGCCCCTCGCTAGCTAGACGACTGCCAAGGCACAAGAGACTGAGTGCTCGGATTCGAGGAATGCTCGACTTTGTGGTGGACCGTCTTCGTTCCAATGACGGAGGCAGGGATGATGAGGTCACCCGCGCTACCGATGGACTCGCAGCACCGAGGAGAACATGCATTCGCTCAGGCGTCGAACGGACGTTCGCGAAGAATGGTGTTGGCAGACTGTGA
- a CDS encoding agmatine/peptidylarginine deiminase, translated as MGWRMPHEGEPHERTWMAFPRAGVTLGDGAAWRDTAYRAWTDVALAIAEFEPVTMVVDPTEMARARNMLGSAVEIVESPLDEFWMRDFGPTFVLDADRPGALGAVDWIFNGWGAPAWAEWQVSAGVAPVVSAHVGAEHISSVLVNEGGGIHVDGEGTVLLTETVQLDPNRNPYADKSRVEAELARTIGTTKAIWLPRGLTRDYDEFGTNGHVDIVAAFAGPGRVLLHRQDDAGHPDHVVTRELKAFLQDQTDAAGRPLEIIDVPAPATLRDDEGFVDWSYINHLVVNDAVIGCGFGEDAADARARDILGAAYPGRRIVTVDARPIFARGGGIHCITQQQPATSEVLA; from the coding sequence ATGGGCTGGCGCATGCCGCACGAGGGCGAACCGCACGAACGGACCTGGATGGCCTTCCCGCGCGCGGGTGTCACCCTCGGCGACGGTGCTGCCTGGCGCGACACGGCATACCGCGCGTGGACCGACGTCGCTCTGGCGATCGCCGAGTTCGAACCGGTCACGATGGTCGTGGACCCGACCGAGATGGCGCGCGCGCGGAACATGCTCGGCTCGGCCGTCGAGATCGTCGAGTCGCCGCTGGACGAGTTCTGGATGCGCGATTTCGGTCCTACCTTCGTCCTCGACGCCGATCGGCCGGGCGCCCTCGGCGCGGTCGACTGGATCTTCAACGGCTGGGGTGCGCCCGCATGGGCCGAGTGGCAGGTGTCGGCCGGCGTCGCACCCGTCGTCTCCGCACACGTCGGAGCCGAGCACATCAGTTCGGTGCTCGTGAACGAGGGCGGCGGCATCCACGTCGACGGCGAGGGCACGGTGCTGCTCACCGAGACCGTGCAGCTCGACCCGAACCGCAATCCCTACGCCGACAAGAGTCGCGTGGAGGCCGAACTCGCACGCACGATCGGCACGACGAAGGCCATCTGGCTGCCCCGAGGCCTCACGCGCGACTACGACGAGTTCGGCACCAACGGGCACGTCGACATCGTCGCCGCGTTCGCCGGTCCGGGCCGGGTGCTGCTGCACCGCCAGGACGACGCCGGACACCCCGACCACGTCGTCACGCGGGAGCTGAAGGCTTTCCTGCAGGACCAGACGGATGCCGCGGGCCGCCCGCTCGAGATCATCGACGTCCCGGCCCCGGCGACCCTCCGCGACGACGAGGGCTTCGTGGATTGGAGCTACATCAACCACCTCGTCGTGAACGACGCCGTGATCGGGTGCGGGTTCGGCGAGGACGCCGCCGATGCCCGCGCGCGGGACATCCTCGGAGCCGCGTACCCCGGGAGGCGCATCGTGACCGTCGACGCGCGCCCGATCTTCGCGCGCGGCGGCGGCATCCACTGCATCACCCAGCAACAGCCGGCCACGAGCGAGGTGCTCGCATGA
- a CDS encoding amidohydrolase, producing the protein MTDTATVYRNAIVFDGLADAPVQSAFAVRGDRILAVGTEAEVHSAAGEGAAVVDLGGAFAMPGVIEAHAHLAMFGHAQGKVQLRDCTSVAQIQQRLLEARAMNPDATIIEGVSWLFDALPDGVTQPTAAMIDEVIDDIPVFLDANDLHSTWVNTAALRAAGIDRDTADPIGGQVVRGEDGEATGFLLETAAMDLLADYLDGIRTEEEVDGHLDLAFGAYLAAGVTGAADMGMTEQSIAALRRRLERDGRLPFPVTAHWWLSSTGDPAADLAQVERAVQLRDELAATGTPWLKVVGVKFILDGVIDACTAAMVRPYADGSNADPIWSREAATPVAIAADRAGLQLAMHAIGDAASALAVDLVEACEQANGTGTGRRPRIEHLESVAPETVARMRAHGIAASMQPVHCDPAILDNWMAMLGDQRAEDGFPWNWFRDVDVPVALGTDAPTAPHEALHNLFIAMSGRSSIDRALPPYHPERAFTAAQALAAATSGAAHVGAIDDAYGRIAPGFFANVAVLDIDPLSAPTDDLLTGAVLLTLVHGEVAYRRP; encoded by the coding sequence ATGACCGACACCGCCACCGTCTATCGCAACGCCATCGTCTTCGACGGGCTCGCGGATGCTCCGGTGCAGTCCGCGTTCGCCGTGCGCGGCGATCGCATCCTCGCTGTCGGCACGGAGGCGGAGGTCCACTCCGCGGCAGGTGAGGGTGCCGCCGTCGTGGACCTCGGCGGGGCGTTCGCGATGCCCGGTGTCATCGAGGCGCACGCGCACCTGGCGATGTTCGGCCACGCGCAGGGCAAGGTGCAACTCCGCGACTGCACCTCGGTGGCACAGATCCAGCAGCGGCTGCTCGAGGCGCGGGCGATGAACCCGGACGCGACGATCATCGAGGGTGTCAGCTGGCTGTTCGACGCTCTGCCTGACGGCGTCACCCAGCCGACCGCGGCGATGATCGACGAGGTGATCGACGACATCCCGGTCTTCCTCGACGCGAACGACCTGCACAGCACCTGGGTGAACACAGCCGCGCTGCGCGCAGCCGGCATCGACCGCGACACCGCCGACCCGATCGGCGGCCAGGTCGTGCGGGGCGAGGACGGAGAGGCGACCGGGTTCCTGCTGGAGACCGCGGCCATGGACTTGCTGGCGGACTATCTCGACGGTATCCGGACCGAGGAGGAGGTGGACGGCCACCTCGACCTCGCCTTCGGCGCGTACCTGGCGGCCGGCGTGACCGGTGCCGCCGACATGGGGATGACAGAGCAGTCGATCGCGGCGCTGCGGCGTCGGCTCGAACGCGACGGTCGGCTGCCCTTCCCGGTCACCGCGCACTGGTGGCTGAGCTCGACCGGCGACCCGGCGGCCGATCTCGCCCAGGTCGAGCGTGCGGTGCAGCTGCGCGACGAGCTCGCTGCCACGGGCACGCCCTGGCTGAAGGTCGTCGGGGTGAAGTTCATTCTCGACGGCGTGATCGATGCGTGCACTGCCGCGATGGTGCGCCCGTACGCCGACGGCTCGAACGCCGACCCGATCTGGAGCCGCGAGGCCGCGACGCCGGTCGCGATCGCCGCCGACCGTGCCGGCCTGCAGCTTGCGATGCACGCGATCGGAGACGCGGCGAGCGCACTCGCCGTCGACCTCGTCGAGGCCTGTGAGCAGGCGAACGGCACCGGCACCGGCCGCCGTCCGCGCATCGAGCACCTGGAGTCGGTCGCGCCCGAGACGGTCGCACGGATGCGCGCGCACGGCATCGCGGCATCCATGCAGCCGGTGCACTGCGACCCCGCCATCCTGGACAACTGGATGGCGATGCTCGGAGATCAGCGCGCCGAGGACGGCTTCCCGTGGAACTGGTTCCGCGACGTCGACGTCCCCGTCGCGCTGGGCACCGACGCCCCCACCGCACCCCACGAGGCGCTGCACAACCTGTTCATCGCGATGTCCGGGCGATCCTCGATCGACCGCGCGCTGCCGCCGTACCACCCCGAGCGCGCGTTCACCGCCGCGCAGGCGCTCGCTGCGGCGACGTCTGGCGCGGCCCACGTCGGCGCGATCGACGACGCCTACGGCCGGATCGCGCCCGGTTTCTTCGCGAACGTCGCCGTGCTGGACATCGACCCGCTGTCCGCGCCGACCGACGACCTGCTCACCGGTGCCGTGCTGCTCACCCTCGTGCACGGCGAGGTCGCCTACCGGCGGCCATGA